GACTCCGTGATCGCCCGCATCGTGAGCCTCGTCGAGGAGGCCTCCCGCACCAAGGCACCGACCCAGCTGTTCATCGAGAAGGTCGAGCAGCGGTACTCCGTCGGCGTCGTCGTCGCCACCCTCGCCGTCTTCGGCGTCCCCCTCGCCCTCGGCGAGGACCTCACGGCCGCGCTGCTCCGCGCGATGACCTTCATGATCGTGGCCTCCCCCTGCGCGGTCGTCCTCGCCACCATGCCGCCGCTGCTCTCCGCCATCGCCAACGCCGGCCGCCACGGCGTCCTCGTGAAGTCCGCCGTCGCGATGGAGCGGCTGGGCGAGATCGACGTCGCCGCGCTCGACAAGACCGGCACACTCACCGAGGGAACCCCCGAGGTCACCGCCGTACGTCCGCTGCCGGGCTCCGGGCTCGACGAGGACGGGCTGCTGGCGCTGGCCGCTGCCGCCGAGTACCCGAGTGAGCATCCGCTGGCCCGCGCGGTGGTGGCCGCCGCCGGCGCCCGGGGGCTGCGGGTCGGCGCCGCCGAGGACTTCGTGGCCCTGCCCGGGCGGGGCGTACGGGCGACCGTCGAGGGGCGCGTGGTGACGGTGGGGCGGCCGGGGGAGCACGGGAGTGCCGTCGACGGGGTCGCGCTCTCCGACGGGGCGCCGCTTCTCGGCGAGGACGCCGCGCACGGGACCGTCGTGCTCGTCGAGCGGGACGGGAGCCCCGTCGGGACGCTGGCGCTGGCCGACCGTCCGCGTCACGACGCGCCCGCCGCGGTGGCGGCCCTCACCGCCGTGACCGGGACGTCACCCGTCCTGCTGACCGGGGACAACGCGTCGGCCGCCGCCCGGGTGGCGGCCGACACCGGGATCACCGAGGTCCGGGCCGGGCTGCTGCCCGAGGACAAGGTGGAGGCCGTACGGGAGCTGCAGGACGGCGGTCGGAAGGTGCTGTTCGTCGGGGACGGGGTCAACGACGCGCCCGCGCTCGCCGCCGCGCACTCGGGGGTGGCGATGGGGCGCGCCGGGTCCGGTCTCGCCCTGGAGACGGCGGACGCGGTCGTGGTGCGGGACGAGCTGACGGCGATTCCGGCGGTGGTGCGGCTGTCACGGGCGGCCCGGCGGCTGGTGGTGCAGAACCTGGTGATCGCCGGGGTGTGCATCGCGGTGCTGGTGGTGTGGGACCTGGTGGGCCATCTGCCGTTGCCGCTCGGGGTGGCGGGGCACGAGGGGTCCACGGTGCTGGTCGGGCTGAACGGCCTGCGGCTGTTGCGGGAGGCGGCGTGGGGGAGTGCCGCGCGGGTCGGGAGCGACTGAGGCGCCCTCACCACGATGTCGGATTCTCGCCAGCCCTCGCCCGTCCCGTCCCCGATGCTTGAGTCATGCGGAACGGGATGTACAGGGACATGGAGCGGTGTGTGCGGGCCGTGCGGTCGAAGGACGCCCGGTTCGACGGGTGGTTCTTCACGGCCGTGGTGACCACCCGGATCTACTGCCGGCCCAGTTGCCCGGTGGTGCCGCCGAAGGTGGAGAACATGACGTTCTACCCGAGCGCGGCGGCCTGCCAGCAGGCCGGGTTCCGGGCCTGCAAGCGGTGCCGGCCGGACACGAGCCCCGGGTCGCCGGAGTGGGACCAGCGGGCGGACCTCGTGGCGCGGGCGATGCGGCTCATGGGCGACGGGGTGGTGGACCGGGAGGGCGTGCCGGGACTGGCGCGGCGGCTCGGCTACAGCACCCGGCAGATCGAACGGCAGCTGCTCGCCGAGCTGGGCGCGGGGCCGCTGGCGCTCGCCCGGGCGCAACGGGCGCAGACCGCGCGGCTGTTGATCGAGACGACCGCGCTGCCGATGGCGGAGATCGCCTTCGCCGCCGGGTTCGCCTCGATCCGGACGTTCAACGACACCGTGCGGGAGGTCTTCGCCCTGTCGCCGAGCGAGCTGCGCGAGCGGGCCACGCGGTCCGCCCGGCAGCGCTCCGACTCCCCCGGCACCTCAGGGGTGTTGAGCCTGCGGCTGCCGTTCCGGGCCCCGCTGAACCCCGACAACCTCTTCGGTCACCTCGCCGCGACGGCCGTACCCGGAGTGGAGGAGTGGCGCGCGGGTACCTACCGGCGCACCCTCCGGCTGCCGTACGGCAGCGGCATCGTGGGTCTCACCCCGCGGCCCGACCACATCGCTTGCCGGCTCACCCTCGGCGATCTGCGGGACCTGCCGGTCGCCATCAGCCGCTGCCGCCGCATGCTCGACCTGGACGCCGACCCGGTCGCCGTCGACGAGCAGCTGCGCGCCGACCCCGTGCTCGCTCCGCTGGTGGACAAGGCACCGGGGCGCCGGGTGCCGCGTACCGTCGACGAGGCCGAGTTCGCCGTACGGGCGGTGCTGGGCCAGCAGGTGTCCACGGCCGCCGCGCGGACGCACGCGGCCCGGCTGGTCGTCGCGCACGGCGAGCCCGTGGACGACCCCGAGGGCGGCCTCACCCATCTCTTCCCGTCCTCCGAGGCGCTGGCGGCCGTCGACCCCGAGACCCTCGCGATGCCCCGCACCCGCCGGACCACCTTCACCACGCTGGTGCGGCAACTCGCCGACGGAGAGCTGCATCTGGGCGTCGACAGCGACTGGGCGCGGACCCGGGAGCGGCTCCTCGCCCTGCCCGGCTTCGGCCCGTGGACCGTGGACGTCATCGCGATGCGCGCCCTCGGCGACCCCGACGCCTTCCTCCCCGGCGACCTCGGAGTCCGGCGCGCGGCACAGGAGTTGGGCCTGCCGTCGACCCCGGCCGCCCTCACGGCCCGCGCGGCGGCGTGGCGTCCCTGGCGGGCTTACGCGGTCCAGTATCTGTGGGCCACGGACACGCACCCGATCAACTTCCTTCCCTCCTGAACCAGTTGAAGGACATGGCATGAAGCACCACAAAGTCGTCGACAGTCCCTACGGCCCCCTCACCCTCGTCGCCGACGACGGCGTCCTGTGCGGGCTCTACATGACCGAACAGCGCCACCGCCCGCCGGAGGAGAGCTTCGGCGCACGCGACGACACGCTCTTCGACGAGACGGAGGAACAGCTGAAGGCCTATTTCGCGGGCGAGTTGACGGAGTTCACCGTCCGGCTGCGGCTGCACGGCACCCCGTTCCAGCGCACCGTCTGGGAACAGCTCGTCCGGATCCCCTACGGCGAGACCCGCTCGTACGGGGAACTCGCGGACGCGCTCGGCAACCCCAAGGCGTCCCGGGCGGTCGGCCTGGCCAACGGCAAGAACCCCGTCAGCATCATCGTCCCCTGCCACCGTGTGGTCGGCTCCGACGGCAGCCTCACCGGCTACGGCGGCGGGACGCAGCGCAAGCGGCGCCTGCTCGACTTCGAGCGCGGCGAAGGGGAGACCGCCCTCTTCTGATCCCGTCAGCCGCTCCCGGCCCCGATCCTCCGCAGCACCTCGGGCAGCGCCGTCCCGATCGGCTCCCGTACGACCTCGTCCGCCCGGTCGTCGTACGGGGTCGGCTCGGCGTTGACGATGATCAGACGGGCGCCGTGGTCGGCGGCGACACCGGCGAGGCCGGCGGCGGGCTGGACCTGGAGGCTGGAGCCCACGGCGACGAAGACCTGGCAGGCCTTGGTGATCGCCACGGCCTGGCCCAGGACCACCGGGTCGAGCCGCTCGCCGAACATGACGGTGGCGGACTTCAGCACCCCGCCGCACTCCAGACAGGGCGGGTCGTCCTCCCCGGCCTCGACCCGGGCGAGGGCGTCCTCCATCGGCCCCCGGGCATGGCACGCCACGCACACCACGGAGCGTGCGCTGCCGTGGAGTTCGAGGACCTTGCGGGCCGGCATCCCGGCGAGCTGGTGCAGCCCGTCCACGTTCTGCGTGATCACCCGCACCGGCACCCCGGACCGCTCCAGCTCGGCCACCGCCCGGTGCGCCACGTTCGGCTCCGCCTTCAGCGTCCGGTTCTGCCGCCGCATCCGCCACGAACGGCGGCGGATCTCCGGATCACCCATGTAGTACGCGTACGTCACCAGCTTCTCCGCCTCCGGATCCCGCCGCCACAGCCCGTTCGGGCCTCGGTAGTCGGGGATGCCGGAGTCGGTGGAGATGCCCGCTCCACTGAGGATGGCGACCAGCGGCTTGTCCATGGGGCGAGGGTAGGTCGGCCGTCCGGCCGGGGCGAGTCGATATCGGGGGCCTCGTCGGCGGCGCTGGGGTCAGGGGGCCGGCAGACCGTAGGTGCGGTCGTAGTGCTGGGCGACCAGGACGCCGCTGTGGTCGCAGGCGAGTTGCCAGTCGTTGACGCCGGTCTCCACGCCGTCGGTGAAGTTCCACAGAAGTCTGCCCTTGGCGGCGTCGATCGCGTAGATGCCGTTCTTGTTCTGGTAGGCGGGGACGTAGACACCGTCGGGGCCGGCGGTGACCGGCTGGTCGATGTTGAGACGGGGGGTGGGGCAGAACCAACGGCGGGCGCCGGTACCGGCGTTGAAGGCGTACACACCGGCCGGGTCGGTGCCGGTGACGTAGAGCGTGTTGCCGTAGCCGCCGAGGGAGGCGAACATGCCCCGCTCGGGCTTCACCCGCCAGCGGAGCTTGCCGGTGGAGAGGTTCAGGGCCTCCAGTTCCTCGCCGATGGCGAACACCGTGCGGTTGAGGACGGCGAGGCCGGGCCGCAGGTCGTAGCCGACGGGGTGGCGCCACAGGACACCGGAGTTGTCGGTGCTCCGGGCGGTGATGTTGCGCAGACCGTCGGCGTAGACGAAGAACCCGGGGAGGATGATCGGCGCCAGCCGGATACCGACGTCCTCGGGGCTGATCGGGATGACCTCGGCGCGCCGGGCCGCGAGGTCGACGCCGAACACCGTGTCCGTGGACGTCGCGACGCCCTGTTCGTCGGACTCGCGCTGGAGCCTTACACCGATGACGGACACGGACCGGTCGGCGGTGGCGCCGAGCAGTGTGTCGAAGCGGAAGTCCGGCCCGAAGTCGATGGTGAAACGTTCCGTGCCGTCGACCGGGTCGATCCCGATCACCGTCGCCCCCTCACCGAGCGCGATCGCGGCGTCGAAGGCCAGCACGGCCGGGGTGGGCGACTGGCTGATGCCCTTGTAGACCCACTTGGGCCGGGTGCCGTCCTTGAGGTCGAGGCAGAGCATGTCACCCGGGCGGGTCTTGAGCAGCGCGGTGCCGTTGGTGAAGACGGCGGGCGCCTGGAGCAGCGGGTCGCCGCGGTAGGTCCACAGGGGCTTGGGGGCCGGGCCCGCGGGTTCGGTGGACAGGGCGGCCGGATCCTTGCGCCCGCCGAGCACCAGGGCGGCGCCGATGGCCGCGGCCGTGGCGGAGCCCGCCGACGCGGTGAGGACCGTACGCCGGGAGGGACCCGGCCGCCGTGCGGCCCGGCGATGCCCGGTGGAGCCGGGGCGGTACGGCTCCGGCTCCTCGGGCGCGGAGTAGGGCTCCGCGGGGGAGCGGGACCCGGCTCCCGGCGGCTCGGCCGAGGCCGCGCCGGGCGGCCCCGCCTCGGCCGGACAGGCCCGCTGGTCCGGACGCCCGGAGCCGTCGTAGGGACGGTCGGACTCGCACACCTCCGGGGTCCCCGCGGCGGGGGACGCCCCGTCCCGCTCGAAGTCGTGGACGGCCCGGTCCTGCCGCCCGTCCAGCCCGGCCCGGTCCCGCTGCGGGGCGTAGACGGCCGGATCCCGCCCCGGAGCGTAGGAGGCACGTTCCTGCTGGGAGCCGTACACGGCCCGGTCCTGGTCCTGGGGGGACGCGCCCCGGCCGTACGGGTCCGGCGCGGGGCCGGGACCGGCGGAGGGGAACGCGGCCTCGGTGTACGGCGTGGTGTCCAGGGTCTTCACCGCCGCCGCGCGCAGGGCGATCGACGAGGTCACCGACGGAGGGAGCCAGCCGTCGCCCGTCAGCTGCTCCACGCCGCCGGGCGCGCAGGCCGCGGCCAGCTTGTCCGGGGTGATCCGCAGCCGGGGGTCCTTGGTGAGACAGAGGTTGATGATCTTGTCCAGCGGCTCCGGCACACCTGTGAGGTCGGGCGCGCTGTGCACGACCTGGTAGAGCAGCGTGGCCGCGGCGGTGCCGCTGAACGGCGCGTGTCCGGTGGCGGCGAAGGTGAGCACCGAGCCCAGGGAGAAGACGTCCCCCTCGGGGCCCAGCGGCTCGCCCGTGGCCTGCTCGGGGCACATGTACTCGAAGGAGCCGAAGAGGGCGCCGGAGCGGGTGAGGTCGTAGCCGTCGCTCGCCCGGACGATGCCGAAGTCGATGACGCGCGGGCCGTCGGCGGCGAGCAGCACGTTGGACGGCTTGAGGTCGCGGTGCACCAGCCCGGCGGCCTGGACCGAGATCAGCGCCTCGGCGATGCCGGCGCCGAGCACGAGCACCGACTCCACCGGCAGCGGGCCGTGCGCGGCGACCGCCTCGGCCAGGGTGGGACCGGCGATGTAGTCGGTGGCCAGCCACGGGATGGGGCCCTCCGGGTCGGCGTCCACCACGGGCGCGGTGTATCTGCCGCCGACGGCTCCGGCGGCCTCCACCTCCCGGCGGAAGCGGATACGGAAGTTCTTGTCCCCCATCAGCTCGGGACGGATGGCCTTGACCGCGACGGTCCGCCCGTCCGGGGAGCGCGCCAGATAGACCCGCCCCATCCCTCCTGCGCCGAGCCGTGCCACGAGACGGTAGGGACCTAGCTCCTCGGGATCGTCTGAGCCCAGTGGTTCCATGACCTCAGCTGCCTGTTCGGTGAGGACGGGCGAGAAACGGCCCGCAGGTGGGGGGAGACCGACTGCTCCGGGCGGCTCCCGGTGACCGTTCCCCCAGGGACTCCGGATCTCCCGGTGCCACGGCCCGCGTTCGGGCCGCCGGTCACGGGTGTCCCGAGTGCTGCCCCGGTTCCTGAGCGAGGCAACGGGGCGCGATCGCTCGGGCGGGGTTGATGTCAGCCTAGATGCTGAAGTGACAAACGGGCAGCGTTTTCAGCCAGCGCTTTAAACTTCCATTAAGTGAAGGGCGCACTCATTTCACGTTCTGTACAAGGCGAGTTGACATGATGTCAGCTGACTCCTGTCAACGGAGAGGGCGACCGACGACCGGCTCGGTGGCCGATCTTCGACGGTCAGGCCACCCGCTCGCCGTTCTCCAACTCGACCGTACCCGTGCCGTCCGCGAGCACGTCGAGGGCGGCGAGCACCCGGGGGCCCAGGGCCCCCGGGAGGTGGTCGGTGAGCTCGCCGCGCGGGACGAGCCGCCAGGACAGCAGCTCCTCCTCCTGCAGCCGGATCCGCTTCAGGTCCTCCTCGCCGAGCACGCCGCCGTCGTACACGTACGCCACCAGCGGCGGCCGTCCCGGCCACCGCACCCAGTCCACGGCCAGCAGCCGCCCGAGGACGACGTCCAGCCCGATCTCCTCCAGCGTCTCGCGCCGGGCGCCCTGCCTCGGGGTCTCGCCGTCGTCCGACTCGATCGTGCCGCCCGGAAGCGCCCATCCCTCGCGGTAGTTGGGCTCGACGAGCAGGACCCGTCCCTCGGCGTCCTGGAAGAGCGCGGCGGCACCGGCGAAGACACGGGGCAGGCTCGCGAGATACGCGTCGAAGTCCGAAGTGGTCATCCAGGAAGGGTAGACGGCCCCCGAAGGGCGCGAAATCGGCGCTCGGGGAGCGGACGGAGCGGACGGAGCGGCGCTCAGAGGCCGGAGGCCTCCGCCAGCCGCACCGTGCGCTCCGCGAGTTCGCTGACGCGCACCCCGTCGAAGCCGAACACGGCGCTGCGCACGGTGTCCTCCAGCGGGTCCTTCCACCGGTCCGGGATCGCGGCGGCCCCGCACAGCACCCCCGCCACCGAACCGGCGGTGGCCCCGTTCGAGTCGGTGTCCAGCCCGCCGCGGACGGTCAGCGCGATCGTCCGGGTGAAGTCGCCCTCGCCGTACAGCAGCCCGGCGGTGAGGACGGCGGCGTTCGGCACGACATGGATCCACCCCGCACCCACCGTCTCCTCGCCCACCGTCGTCAGCGTCTCCTCCCGGTCCAGCCCGGCGTCGTACAGCGACACGACCCGCCGTACGGTCCGGGCGAGGCGACTGCTCGCCGGGATCACCGCCAGCGCCTCCTCCACGGCCGCCCGCGCCCCCGGCGCCGTGAACGCCGCCGCGACCAGCGCCGCCGCCCACTGCGCGCCGTACACCCCGTTGCCGGTGTGCGACAGCACCGCGTCGCGCCGGGCCAGCGAGGCCGCGCGCCGGGGCAGGCCCGGGGAGGTCCAGCCGAAGACGTCGGCGCGGATGAGGGCGCCGATCCACTCCTGGTACGGGTTGTCGTACGTGGCGGTCAGCGGCGGCTTCAGCCCCCGGGCGAGATTGCGGTAGGCCGCCCGCTCCGCCGTGAACGTCTGCAGATACGGCAGCCGCAGCAGCCACAGGTCGCCGACCTGCTCGGTGCTGAAGCCGAAGCCGTGGGTCTCCAGGAGGTGGAGTCCGAGGATCGCGTAGTCGATGTCGTCGTCACGGCAGCTGCCGTGGATCCGCCCGCGTACGCAGCCGCGCCACTCGGGCCGCAGCGCCCGCCGGTCGCTCTCGCTGGCCGGCTCCGGGAGGTAGTCGGTGAGCGGCAGGGCCCCGGCCTGCCGCAGATAGCGGTCGATGCGCTCCCGCGTCCACACCTCCCCCTGCTCGACCGGCTTCCCGAGCATGTTCCCCGCGATCCGGCCGAGCCAGCCCCCGAGAACACGGTCGGCGAGCACGGCGCCCACGGGGGGCGTGAGGGGCGCGGAGGCGGTGGGCGTCATGGTGGAGGTGTACCCGCTTCCGGGCCCGTCGGCCCGTACGGGGCCGGTGCGCACGGTGTTCGGTGGGCGGGACGGGGCATGACGTACGAGGGCCGGGGCGGTTAGGGTCGCAGCGGCGCGACTGCCTTGACGTGCGCAAGGCCCGATGAGCGAGGGGAACGCAAGGTGGCGAACGCCGCAGGGGACGGGATCGATCCGTCCGTCGATCCGTCGATCGACACGTCCATCGTTACGAGCACGAGCACGGACACCGGCACGGGCGTCGACGGGGACGCGGCCGGTGCGCGCGTGCTGATCGCCGCGGACAAGTTCAAGGGCACGCTGACGGCCGTCCAGGTCGCCGAGCGGGTCACGGCGGGCCTGCGCCGGGTCGTGCCCGACCTGGCGGTCGAGGCGCTGCCGGTCGCCGACGGCGGCGACGGCACGGTGGCCGCGGCGGTCGCGGCCGGTTTCGAACGCCGTGAGGTACGGGTCGCCGGGCCGCTCGGCGAGCCCGTCACCGCCGCGTACGCGCTGCGCGGTGACACGGCCGTCGTCGAGATGGCCGAGGCGAGCGGGTTGCAGCGGCTGCCCGCCGGGGTCTTCGCGCCGCTCACCGCCTCCACGTACGGCTCCGGCGAACTGCTGCGTGCCGCACTCGACGCGGGCGCCCGCACGGTCGTGTTCGGCGTGGGCGGCAGCGCCACGACGGACGGCGGCGCGGGCATGCTCGCCGCGCTCGGGGCGCGCTTCCTGGACGCGGCGGGGGAGCCCGTCGGGCCCGGCGGCGGGGGCCTGCGCGACCTGGTCACCGCGGACCTGTCCGGCCTCGACGCGCGACTCGCCTCGATCGACCTCGTCCTCGCGAGCGACGTCGACAACCCGCTGACGGGGCCGAAGGGCGCGCCCGCGGTGTACGGGCCGCAGAAGGGCGCGAGCGAGGCGGACGTGGCCGTGCTGGACGCGGCCCTGGGTCACTTCGCGGCCGTCCTGGAGAAGACGGTCGGGGAGCGGGTGGCCGGGTACGCCCTCGCGCCGGGCGCGGGGGCCGCCGGGGGCATCGGGTACGGCGCCCTCGTCCTCGGGGCCCGCTTCCGGGCCGGTATCGAGGTCATGCTCGACGTCCTGGGCTTCGCGCCGGCGTTGGCGAAGGCGACGCTCGTCATCACCGGTGAGGGCTCCCTCGACGAGCAGACCCTCCACGGCAAGGCCCCCGCCGGGGTGGCCGCCGCGGCGCGGGCCGCCGGCAAGGAGGTCGTGGCGGTGTGCGGGCGGCTGGCGCTGACGTCGGAGGTGCTGGGCCGGGCCGGTATCCGGCGGGCCTACCCTCTGACCGAGGTCGAGCCGGACGTCGAGCGCTGCCTCGCCGACCCGGGACCGATCCTGGAAACCGTCGCCGAACGCATCGCCCGGGATCTCCTCGCCTGATCAGGGTTTTCTCGCCCCCGCCGCCCCTACCCGTCCCATCCCCAGGGGCTTCGCCCCTTCGACCCCGGGAGACCGGGTGTTGGGGGTGGGTGGGTGGGTGCGGGTTCGGTGGGGGCTTCTCGCGCAGTTCCCCGCGCCCCTGAAGAGGCCTGCGGCCCCTTCAGGGCGAAAAGCACGGGGCGCAGCCCCTGCTTTCAGGGGCGCGGGGAACTGCGCGACCAGCCCCCACCGAACCCGCACCCGCCCCCGAACGCGAAAAGCCCCGGACCCGAAGCGGATCCGGGGCCGGGGCTCATCAGCGGAGCGTTACGGCTGTGTCGCCCGTGCCTCACGCCGGTTGTCGCGGAAGTTGTTCACCCGGCGTGCCGTGGCGAACAGCGGGATCACCGCGCCCATGACGAGCTGCAGCGCGCAGCCGGTCTGGAGGAGGAGCTGGCCGCCGGGGGCGTCGAAGGCCCAGGCCACCAGGAGGCCCATCGCGAGGACGATCCAGGTGAGCACCGCCGCCGCGAGGGGACCGCGGGGCTTCGGGTACTCCACGCGGCTCACCATCAGCCACGCGACACCGACGATGGCCAGGAGCGTCGCCACGAAGGGCAGCTCCAGAAGCACGATCGAGATGACCGTGAGCGCCCCGAACGGCGACGGCATGCCCTGGAAGGTGCCGTCCTTCACCGTCACACAGGAGAATCTCGCGAGCCTCAGCACCACCGCCAGCAGCACGACGATCGCGCCCACCGCCGCCACCCGCTGGTGCGCGTCGTCCGCGACCATGCCGTAGACGAGGACGAAGTACGCCGGCGCGAGGCCGAAGCTGATCAGGTCGGAGAGGTTGTCCAGCTCCGCGCCCATCGGCGAGGAGCGGAGCTTGCGCGCCACCAGCCCGTCGAACAGGTCGAAGATCGCCGCGCACAGCATCAGGATCACGGCCGTGGCCGCGCTGTGCCGGGCCATGCCCGACTCCTGGCTGCCGGTGAGGTGCGGGATCAGAATGCCCGTGGTGGTGAAGTACACCGCCATGAAGCCGCACGTGGCGTTACCGAGCGTGAGGGTGTCCGCTATCGACAGCCGGAGCGACAGCGGCATCTCCTCCGCGTCGTCCTCCACCTCGTCGACATCGGGCACCCAGCCGGTCGCGGCCGTCTGGCCGGGTTGGGTCTCCGGATCAATCACGGTCAATGCGAGTCACCCCAGCCACGGTCTTCTGGCCCACCTCGACGTCGATCTCCACACCCTCGGGCAGGTAGATGTCGACGCGGGAGCCGAAGCGGATCAGCCCGATCCGGTCACCCTGCTCGACCTTGGTGCCCTCGGGGATGTACGGAACGATGCGGCGAGCCACGGCGCCGGCGATCTGGATCATCTCGATGTCACCGAGCTCGGTGTCGAAGTGCCAGACGACGCGCTCGTTGTTCTCGCTCTCCTTGTTGAACGCCGGTACGAACCCACCCGGGATGTGCTCCACGGACGTCACCGTGCCGGAGAGCGGCGCGCGGTTGACGTGGACGTTGAGCGGGCTCATGAAGATCGCGACGCGGGTCCGGCCGTCCTTCCACGGCATGATGCTCTGCACCACTCCGTCGGCGGGCGAGATGACCCGGCCCTGGGCGATCTCACGCTCGGGGTCGCGGAAGAACCACAGCATGCCCGCCGCCAGCGCGGTGGCGGGTACGGCCACGGCCCGGGCCGCGCCGGAGCGGCGCGAGCGGGCGAGGCTGAGTGCTGCGGTGGCGACGGTCGGGAGAAGCCACGGCGAAGCTCCGCGCGCCAGCCGTACGCCGGCCAGGCTGTCGCGTGGTGCAGAGGTTTGGCTGTGGGGCATGGATGACCTTCGTAGCGGATGATGCCGCGCGGTGACTGGGGACGGCGGCTTTCCGGGGATCGTACCGGTCGCGGGCCGCAACTGG
The sequence above is drawn from the Streptomyces griseiscabiei genome and encodes:
- the pssA gene encoding CDP-diacylglycerol--serine O-phosphatidyltransferase, with translation MPDVDEVEDDAEEMPLSLRLSIADTLTLGNATCGFMAVYFTTTGILIPHLTGSQESGMARHSAATAVILMLCAAIFDLFDGLVARKLRSSPMGAELDNLSDLISFGLAPAYFVLVYGMVADDAHQRVAAVGAIVVLLAVVLRLARFSCVTVKDGTFQGMPSPFGALTVISIVLLELPFVATLLAIVGVAWLMVSRVEYPKPRGPLAAAVLTWIVLAMGLLVAWAFDAPGGQLLLQTGCALQLVMGAVIPLFATARRVNNFRDNRREARATQP
- a CDS encoding phosphatidylserine decarboxylase, giving the protein MPHSQTSAPRDSLAGVRLARGASPWLLPTVATAALSLARSRRSGAARAVAVPATALAAGMLWFFRDPEREIAQGRVISPADGVVQSIMPWKDGRTRVAIFMSPLNVHVNRAPLSGTVTSVEHIPGGFVPAFNKESENNERVVWHFDTELGDIEMIQIAGAVARRIVPYIPEGTKVEQGDRIGLIRFGSRVDIYLPEGVEIDVEVGQKTVAGVTRIDRD